The following proteins come from a genomic window of Ictalurus furcatus strain D&B chromosome 26, Billie_1.0, whole genome shotgun sequence:
- the grapb gene encoding GRB2 related adaptor protein b, giving the protein MEAEALYSFRATECDELSFHKGDILKVTNMDTDGDPNWYTAELSGRKGFVPKNYINVRPHPWFVGGISRLAAESRLRPLESGAFLIRESESTPGEFSVSVSYGDHVQHFMVLKDRLRRYFIWDEVFASLNQLVEFYRINSIAKERTVFLRKPERLLARPRHAHALLDFTPPHATQLRFLRGDIIDLLDCSDARCWKGRCRGQVGVFPPEYVQPVHH; this is encoded by the exons ATGGAGGCTGAAGCGCTGTACAGCTTCAGAGCTACAGAATGTGATGAGCTCAGTTTTCACAAGGGTGACATCCtgaag GTGACGAACATGGATACGGATGGAGATCCGAACTGGTACACAGCCGAACTTTCGGGGCGGAAAGGCTTCGTACCCAAAAATTATATCAATGTAAGGCCTCATCC GTGGTTTGTGGGAGGAATTTCTCGCCTGGCCGCGGAGAGCCGACTTCGGCCGCTGGAGAGCGGAGCGTTCCTTATCCGAGAAAGCGAGAGCACACCAGGGGAATTCTCCGTGTCtgtcag TTATGGGGACCACGTGCAGCATTTTATGGTCCTGAAGGACAGGCTGAGGCGCTACTTTATATGGGACGAAGTCTTCGCCTCGCTCAACCAGCTGGTGGAGTTCTACCGCATCAACAGCATCGCCAAAGAGAGGACCGTCTTCTTACGCAAGCCTGAGAGACTGCTGgct AGGCCACGGCACGCTCACGCCCTCCTCGACTTCACGCCGCCTCACGCGACCCAGCTCCGTTTCCTGCGTGGTGACATCATCGACCTTCTGGACTGCTCGGACGCTCGTTGCTGGAAGGGGCGGTGCCGGGGTCAAGTGGGCGTGTTCCCGCCCGAATACGTCCAGCCCGTGCACCACTGA